Below is a genomic region from Actinomycetota bacterium.
GCGACCGTCCACGACCTGGCCTTCCGGCACTTTCCCGACGCCTATCCGGCGGGCGGGCGCCGCTACCACGAGCGGTCGGCCCGGATCGTGGCCGACGAGGCGGCCCGGGTGCTGGTCCCGTCGGAGGCGACCGCCCGCGACCTGGCCGAGCTGTACGGCGTCGACCGGGGCCGGGTCACCATCACCCCGCTCGGGGTCGAGGTCCCGCCCGAGCCCGACCGGGCCGGGGCCGAGCGGCTCCTGCGCGACCTGGGCGTCCGCGGGCCGTTCCTGCTGGCCGTGGGCACCCTGGAGCCGCGCAAGAACCTGCCCCGGCTGCTGGACGCCTTCGGCGAGGTGGCCGACGAGCTGCCCGGGCACTGGCTGGTGGTGGTGGGCCCGGTCGGCTGGGGGCCGCGGCTGCGCCCGACCTGGGACTCGGTGCGGGTCAAGCTGGCCGGCCCGGTCGGCGACGCCCTCCTGCACGCCATCTACCAGGCCGCCGACGGCCTGGCCTACCCGAGCCTGTACGAGGGCTTCGGCCTGCCCGTGCTGGAGGCCATGGCCAACGGGACCCCGGTGCTGACCAGCGACCGCTCCAGCCTGCCCGAGGTCGCCGGCGACGCCGCCCTGCTGGTCGACCCGCACGACCGGTCGGCCATCGCCGCCGGCCTGGTCCGCCTGGCCGGTGACGAGGACCTGCGCCGGCGACTGGTCGAGGCCGGCCGCCGCCGCGCCGCCGGCTTCACCTGGCGGGCCACCGCCGCCGCCACCTGGGCCACCTACCGCGAGGTCGTGGAGCGGCGGCCGTGAACCGCCGGAGGGGTCCGGGGAACCCCAAGGGGGTGCCCCGGGTGGCGGTGGACGCGACGGCGGTGCCGGCGCGGCTGACCGGGGCCGGGGTGTACGTGGCCAGGGTCCTGGCCGGGCTGGCCGCCCGCGACGACCTGGAGGTGGAGGCGTTCTGCGCCCCCGGGTCGGCCGGGGTGCTGGCCGCCCCCGGGCTGGAGCTGCGGCCGGTGGCCCCGGCCGG
It encodes:
- a CDS encoding glycosyltransferase family 1 protein, with protein sequence MTATPPGGEPAAAPGERGPGLGGPRVGVVAEQLLRPVPGGVGRYVRALATHLPVEAAVDRGAVEFLVARHPPDRLAAVGLPAGTWQLAWPGRLVTRTWVTLRRPALPGGLLDQLDLVHATSAAVPPTGSRPLVATVHDLAFRHFPDAYPAGGRRYHERSARIVADEAARVLVPSEATARDLAELYGVDRGRVTITPLGVEVPPEPDRAGAERLLRDLGVRGPFLLAVGTLEPRKNLPRLLDAFGEVADELPGHWLVVVGPVGWGPRLRPTWDSVRVKLAGPVGDALLHAIYQAADGLAYPSLYEGFGLPVLEAMANGTPVLTSDRSSLPEVAGDAALLVDPHDRSAIAAGLVRLAGDEDLRRRLVEAGRRRAAGFTWRATAAATWATYREVVERRP